Proteins encoded within one genomic window of Brassica rapa cultivar Chiifu-401-42 chromosome A09, CAAS_Brap_v3.01, whole genome shotgun sequence:
- the LOC103848778 gene encoding putative F-box/LRR-repeat/kelch-repeat protein At1g11620 gives MALKLPYDLKEEILARVPWKYLATLRCVCKLWNSLILEERLNKKNLSFHMHSYSGEHRFILKDTGPTISAVGIEEQKNVVDPPSLIVQDFTLIKARTCNPVRVYKTVHCDGLLLCVMDNQLVVRNPLLKETTWIKCGSDFHQRDDAYSLGYLSHCDYRILRFRCASNSRNRPSRVEVCEVASKTWKVIDNISFDWFLSVPLSILSLRGTPYCIGLREDHTAFVQSYDFYKERFQPIDDLPFSYDELNPIALEIYKGDRLSVLEQCHKTRKICIWVKHWLMLTSWTKLVVVDIPEFPLIYPRLTLLSTNYYFDKNNRLVITCNDTDMKGLSIIRVINDREFQVIKADEGECGFPFVCSYVPSFVRLPGFSKQDTSRIRWRKRRFN, from the coding sequence ATGGCACTGAAGCTACCATATGATTTGAAAGAGGAAATTCTCGCCAGAGTTCCATGGAAATATCTTGCAACGTTGAGATGTGTATGTAAGCTTTGGAATAGTCTTATATTGGAAGAGAGACTCAACAAGAAGAACTTGTCGTTTCACATGCACAGCTATAGTGGTGAGCATCGGTTTATACTCAAAGACACTGGTCCTACGATTTCTGCCGTGGGCATTGAGGAGCAGAAAAACGTGGTCGATCCTCCGTCCTTGATCGTCCAAGACTTTACCCTTATAAAAGCTCGAACATGTAATCCTGTTAGGGTGTACAAGACTGTTCATTGCGACGGTTTGTTGTTGTGTGTCATGGACAACCAGCTTGTGGTTAGGAACCCGTTACTGAAGGAAACAACCTGGATCAAATGCGGTAGTGACTTTCACCAACGAGATGATGCTTACAGCCTTGGATACCTCAGCCACTGTGATTACAGGATCTTAAGGTTTCGTTGTGCTAGTAATTCCAGAAATAGACCTTCAAGGGTCGAGGTCTGTGAAGTTGCATCCAAGACATGGAAGGTTATAGATAACATCAGTTTTGATTGGTTCCTTAGCGTGCCGTTGTCGATCCTCTCTCTGAGAGGAACTCCTTATTGTATAGGTCTTCGAGAAGACCATACAGCTTTTGTACAAAGCTATGATTTTTACAAAGAAAGGTTTCAGCCCATAGATGACTTGCCATTCAGCTATGATGAGTTGAATCCTATTGCACTAGAGATTTATAAAGGAGATAGGCTTTCGGTGTTGGAGCAATGTCACAAAACAAGGAAGATATGCATATGGGTGAAGCATTGGCTCATGCTTACTTCTTGGACCAAATTGGTGGTCGTGGACATACCAGAGTTTCCGCTTATATATCCACGTCTTACCCTCCTTTCTACAAATTATTATTTCGACAAAAACAATAGGCTTGTTATAACTTGTAATGATACTGACATGAAGGGTCTATCTATTATCAGAGTCATCAACGACAGGGAGTTCCAAGTAATTAAAGCAGATGAAGGGGAATGTGGTTTTCCTTTTGTATGCAGCTACGTTCCTAGCTTTGTTAGGCTTCCAGGGTTTTCGAAGCAAGACACAAGTCGGATTCGCTGGAGAAAACGTAGATTCAACTAG